One window of Candidatus Moraniibacteriota bacterium genomic DNA carries:
- a CDS encoding GIY-YIG nuclease family protein, which translates to MFYVYIIKSKKDGDLYTGSTNNLIKRFSEHNKGLCKSTKCRVPFKLVYYEAYVSQKDARTREHNLKLRANALSQLKRRIKNSLI; encoded by the coding sequence ATGTTCTATGTTTATATAATAAAAAGTAAAAAAGACGGTGATTTATATACTGGGTCGACAAATAATTTGATAAAAAGATTTTCTGAACATAATAAAGGTCTTTGTAAATCAACTAAATGTCGTGTACCATTCAAGCTGGTATATTATGAGGCTTACGTGTCTCAAAAAGATGCGAGAACAAGAGAGCACAACTTAAAATTAAGGGCAAATGCGTTAAGTCAGTTGAAAAGAAGGATTAAAAACAGTTTAATTTAA
- the gatC gene encoding Asp-tRNA(Asn)/Glu-tRNA(Gln) amidotransferase subunit GatC: protein MLTREEILHIATLARIGLDEKDIKKYQNELSEILDYFKKLNELNVEGIEPIGHITGMQNIYRSDINKEFEPLEKERIIKNIPENKDGYIKVKSVL, encoded by the coding sequence ATGCTAACCAGGGAAGAAATTTTGCATATAGCAACTTTGGCTAGAATAGGCTTAGATGAAAAAGATATTAAAAAATATCAGAATGAATTGTCTGAAATTTTGGATTATTTCAAAAAACTCAATGAGCTTAATGTGGAGGGCATTGAGCCTATAGGCCATATTACCGGTATGCAGAATATATACCGTTCCGATATCAATAAAGAATTCGAACCTTTGGAAAAAGAAAGAATTATCAAAAATATACCGGAAAACAAAGACGGATATATTAAGGTCAAAAGCGTTTTATAG
- the ligA gene encoding NAD-dependent DNA ligase LigA: protein MGVKHEAKTRIAKLSAEIDKLRYKYHVLDDPDVTDEIYDSLMEELRKLEEQFPDLKSPNSPTVRIGGEPLDKFQKVKHEIKQWSFDDVFDSNELKNWEEKIKRMIEKTNIKEKLEYCCELKIDGLKMILTYENGKFVQGATRGDGMVGENVTQNLKTIQSIPLKLNMPFDLIVVGECWLSKKELQRINREREKKGEALFANSRNAAAGSIRQLDPKIASGRKLDSFIYDIDRISTKFPETQIEELELLEKLGFKVNTGRKLCKDIGEVQRFYDYWTNKRDKQDYEIDGIVIKINSLKLQRALGYTGKSPRWGIAYKFPAAQVTTVVEDINVQVGRTGALTPVAHLRPVKVAGSTVSRATLHNEDEIRRLDVRVGDTVIIHKAGDVIPEVVEVVKNLRTGKEKVFHMPTKCPICGGKVERQEIGISKKKETSQISAAHYCLNPRCFAVEREKIIHFVSRKGFDIVGFGEKIVEQLMNEGLVSDISDIFELKTGDLESLERFAEKSAKNLTEAIEKSKKINLEKFLYALGIRFVGEETAVLVVKNKEKIIKEKIRSLHDVINIFPQISKEQWMEIKGIGDKSAESLFEWFNDKKNLELLEKIKKLGVILEVAEAENISDGNQKLSGKNFVLTGELSSFTRDEAKDMIRKRGGGISSSVSQKTDYVVAGENPGSKYEKAKELGVAIIGEEEFIKLIKK, encoded by the coding sequence GTGGGGGTAAAACATGAAGCTAAAACAAGAATAGCCAAACTTTCAGCGGAAATAGACAAATTGCGTTACAAATACCATGTTTTAGATGATCCGGATGTTACTGATGAGATTTATGATTCTCTCATGGAAGAGTTGAGAAAGCTGGAGGAACAATTTCCGGATCTCAAGTCTCCCAATTCTCCGACAGTCCGCATCGGAGGAGAGCCTTTGGATAAATTTCAAAAAGTGAAACACGAAATCAAGCAGTGGTCTTTTGATGATGTTTTCGATAGCAATGAACTGAAAAACTGGGAAGAAAAAATAAAAAGAATGATTGAAAAAACCAATATAAAAGAAAAATTAGAATATTGCTGTGAATTGAAAATTGATGGTCTGAAGATGATCCTAACTTATGAAAATGGTAAATTTGTGCAAGGTGCTACCCGCGGTGACGGAATGGTTGGAGAAAATGTAACGCAAAATTTGAAGACTATTCAAAGCATACCGCTAAAACTGAATATGCCATTTGACCTAATAGTAGTCGGTGAGTGCTGGCTGAGTAAAAAAGAATTGCAGAGAATAAACAGAGAACGTGAAAAAAAAGGTGAAGCGCTTTTTGCCAATTCTCGCAATGCGGCAGCTGGTTCCATAAGACAACTCGATCCGAAGATTGCCTCTGGCAGGAAATTGGACAGTTTTATATATGATATAGATAGAATAAGCACAAAATTTCCAGAAACCCAGATTGAAGAGCTGGAACTTTTAGAAAAGTTAGGATTTAAAGTCAATACAGGGCGCAAATTATGCAAAGATATTGGCGAGGTTCAGAGATTTTATGATTATTGGACAAACAAAAGAGACAAACAAGACTATGAAATTGATGGAATAGTTATAAAAATAAATTCGCTTAAATTACAGAGAGCGTTGGGTTATACCGGCAAATCTCCAAGGTGGGGAATTGCATATAAGTTTCCAGCTGCTCAGGTTACAACAGTTGTGGAAGATATTAATGTTCAGGTAGGACGCACTGGAGCCCTGACTCCGGTAGCGCATCTTCGTCCGGTAAAAGTTGCTGGGTCAACAGTCAGCCGTGCAACGCTTCATAATGAAGATGAAATAAGGCGTTTGGATGTCAGAGTGGGCGATACGGTTATCATTCATAAAGCTGGAGATGTGATTCCTGAAGTTGTAGAGGTTGTAAAAAATTTAAGGACTGGAAAAGAAAAAGTTTTTCATATGCCGACAAAGTGCCCGATTTGCGGAGGAAAAGTTGAGAGGCAAGAAATAGGAATATCAAAAAAGAAAGAAACATCTCAAATCTCAGCGGCTCATTATTGTCTGAATCCAAGGTGTTTTGCTGTAGAACGCGAAAAAATAATTCATTTTGTTTCCCGCAAAGGTTTTGATATAGTCGGTTTCGGGGAAAAAATCGTGGAACAACTCATGAATGAAGGACTTGTTTCTGATATAAGCGATATTTTTGAATTAAAAACGGGCGATCTCGAATCATTGGAACGTTTCGCTGAAAAATCAGCCAAAAATCTTACAGAGGCTATTGAAAAAAGCAAAAAAATAAACCTAGAAAAATTTTTATATGCATTGGGGATAAGATTTGTAGGAGAAGAAACTGCAGTTCTGGTGGTGAAAAATAAAGAAAAAATAATAAAAGAAAAAATAAGGAGTCTTCATGATGTAATAAATATTTTCCCGCAAATTTCAAAAGAACAATGGATGGAAATCAAGGGAATCGGGGATAAATCAGCGGAGAGTTTATTTGAGTGGTTTAACGATAAAAAAAATCTCGAGCTTCTCGAAAAAATAAAAAAACTCGGTGTCATTTTAGAAGTCGCTGAAGCAGAAAATATATCAGATGGCAATCAAAAATTATCAGGCAAAAATTTTGTCCTGACTGGGGAACTTTCCAGCTTTACAAGAGATGAAGCAAAAGATATGATAAGAAAAAGAGGCGGTGGCATTTCTTCTTCTGTAAGCCAAAAAACAGATTATGTTGTTGCGGGAGAAAATCCCGGATCGAAGTATGAAAAAGCCAAGGAATTAGGAGTGGCAATTATAGGAGAGGAAGAATTTATAAAACTTATAAAAAAATAA